Proteins encoded within one genomic window of Setaria italica strain Yugu1 chromosome IV, Setaria_italica_v2.0, whole genome shotgun sequence:
- the LOC106804298 gene encoding uncharacterized protein LOC106804298 isoform X1, producing MDNRREEGPADARGLVRAGVVLLTVTCAAAAYRSAAAGDVGSVAFVIVTYGALLLLLRFLRAYELVMAAPEAAADDRVRLIRRKVWALCTLLTAMFAWKVAGVVPWPVAIGVWAAAAATSAGGFVLMFR from the coding sequence ATGGATAACCGGAGAGAAGAAGGCCCCGCCGATGCCCGCGGCCTCGTCCGCGCGGGCGTCGTCCTCCTGACCGTGAcctgcgccgcggccgcctacaggtcggcggcggcaggggacgTCGGCTCCGTAGCTTTCGTGATCGTCACCTACGGCgcgctcctcctgctgctccgcttcctccgcgccTACGAGCTGGTgatggcggcgccggaggcTGCCGCCGATGATAGAGTGCGGCTCATCAGGCGCAAGGTCTGGGCTCTCTGCACGCTGCTCACCGCGATGTTCGCGTGGAAGGTCGCCGGCGTCGTGCCGTGGCCTGTCGCGATCGGCGTCTGGGCCGCGGCCGCTGCTACCTCTGCGGGTGGCTTCGTCCTCATGTTTCGTTAG
- the LOC101771214 gene encoding uncharacterized protein LOC101771214, which translates to MDRQPALTKLGFAVLGCNSVLAVYNSWGHPDSVAFVLGADAALALLFLCLCQFERDRGGAGARGRRVIKAAVWALTTLLTLMFASRVAPLMPPVVAAAVWTMAVATATAGFWAFFLN; encoded by the coding sequence ATGGACCGGCAACCGGCGCTCACCAAGCTCGGCTTCGCCGTCCTGGGCTGCAACTCTGTGCTCGCCGTCTACAACTCCTGGGGCCACCCGGACTCCGTCGCCTTCGTGCTCGGCGCCGACGCCGCACTCGCGCTGCTCTTCCTCTGCCTCTGTCAGTTCGAGCGGGaccgaggcggcgccggcgcccgcgggaGAAGGGTGATCAAGGCCGCCGTGTGGGCTCTCACGACGCTGCTCACGCTAATGTTCGCGTCCAGGGTCGCGCCGCTGATGCCGCCGGTCGTGGCAGCGGCGGTGTGGACGATGGCGGTGGCGACTGCGACAGCCGGCTTCTGGgctttttttcttaattaa
- the LOC101770415 gene encoding uncharacterized protein LOC101770415 produces the protein MAERNLAPTWVATASFGFLTLNSGLAIYSARGDPASVLFIVGSYLALLLLFRCLRAYERAPPGSPERERARRAVWPFTTLLTAAFSSPRAGAAGAGHPMERQVAALMMAAFGAMACDSALAVHDACGGGVVSAAAVLVAYAALLALTFRFLRAFAGRARGVGHEQDDEGRGVTAVDAVRLDYG, from the coding sequence ATGGCGGAGCGCAACCTCGCGCCGACGTGGGTCGCCACGGCCAGCTTCGGGTTCCTCACGCTCAACTCCGGCCTCGCCATCTACAGCGCCAGGGGCGACCCCGCCTCCGTCCTCTTCATCGTCGGCTCGTACCtcgccctgctcctcctcttccgcTGCCTCCGCGCCTACGAGCGCGCGCCGCCCGGGTCCCCGGAGAGGGAGCGGGCGAGGCGCGCCGTGTGGCCGTTCACCACGCTGCTCACGGCGGCGTTCTCATCTCCACGAGCTGGAGCTGCTGGAGCTGGACATCCCATGGAGCGGCAAGTCGCGGCGCTAATGATGGCAGCCTTCGGCGCCATGGCCTGCGACTCGGCGCTTGCCGTCCACGACGcctgcggcggtggcgtcgTCTCCGCGGCGGCCGTGCTCGTCGCGTACGCCGCGCTCCTGGCACTGACCTTCCGCTTCCTCCGTGCGTTCGCAGGCCGTGCGCGCGGGGTCGGGCACGAACAGGACGATGAAGGCCGCGGTGTGACCGCTGTCGACGCTGTTCGTCTGGACTATGGTTGA
- the LOC106804298 gene encoding uncharacterized protein LOC106804298 isoform X2, with the protein MDNRREEGPADARGLVRAGVVLLTVTCAAAAYRSAAAGDVGSVAFVIVTYGALLLLLRFLRAYELVMAAPEAAADDRVRLIRRKGIWFGHRWRKGVN; encoded by the exons ATGGATAACCGGAGAGAAGAAGGCCCCGCCGATGCCCGCGGCCTCGTCCGCGCGGGCGTCGTCCTCCTGACCGTGAcctgcgccgcggccgcctacaggtcggcggcggcaggggacgTCGGCTCCGTAGCTTTCGTGATCGTCACCTACGGCgcgctcctcctgctgctccgcttcctccgcgccTACGAGCTGGTgatggcggcgccggaggcTGCCGCCGATGATAGAGTGCGGCTCATCAGGCGCAAG GGTATTTGGTTTGGGCATCGATGGAGGAAGGGTGTGAATTAA
- the LOC101764469 gene encoding uncharacterized protein LOC101764469, which produces MAENRNLTPTWVTTAGFGFLTLNSGLAIYSARGDPASVLFVVGSYLALLLLFRCLRAYERAPPGSPKKERARRAVWPLTTLLTAAFAWKVAGVVPWPVTIGVWGAAAATSAGGFVLMFGQQRRL; this is translated from the exons atggcggaaAATCGCAACCTCACGCCGACCTGGGTCACCACGGCCGGCTTCGGCTTCCTCACGCTCAACTCCGGCCTCGCCATCTACAGCGCTAGGGGCGACCCCGCCTCCGTCCTCTTCGTCGTCGGCTCGTACCtcgccctgctcctcctcttccgcTGCCTCCGCGCCTACGAGCGCGCGCCGCCCGGGTCCCCGAAGAAGGAGCGGGCGAGGCGCGCCGTGTGGCCGCTCACCACGCTGCTCACGGCGGC GTTCGCGTGGAAGGTCGCCGGCGTCGTGCCGTGGCCTGTCACGATAGGCGTCTGGGGCGCGGCCGCTGCTACCTCTGCGGGTGGCTTTGTCCTCATGTTTGGTCAGCAGCGTCGCCTCTGA
- the LOC101770827 gene encoding uncharacterized protein LOC101770827, with product MDRWQCSALTKVGFGVLACNSALAICNSWGNAGSVAFVLAADAALVLLFICLARFERAAGAGGRNSLKAAVWTLTTLLTAMFASRVAPLMPPAVGAVVWAMAAATAAGGFWAFFLNP from the coding sequence ATGGACCGCTGGCAATGCTCGGCGCTGACCAAGGTCGGCTTCGGCGTCCTGGCGTGCAACTCGGCGCTCGCCATCTGCAACTCCTGGGGCAACGCGGGCTCCGTCGCCTtcgtgctcgccgccgacgccgcgctcgTGCTGCTCTTCATCTGCCTCGCTAGGTTCGAgcgggccgccggcgccgggggcaGGAACAGTCTCAAGGCCGCGGTGTGGACGCTGACGACGCTGCTCACCGCGATGTTCGCGTCCAGGGTGGCGCCGCTCATGCCGCCGGCCGTCGGCGCCGTCGTatgggcgatggcggcggcgactgcgGCCGGTGGATTCTGGGCCTTCTTCCTCAATCCCTGA
- the LOC101764877 gene encoding uncharacterized protein LOC101764877, whose protein sequence is MDGQQRSAALTLIASAVLACNSGLAIYNSWGDAASVAFVLVADATLLLLFLCLRELERAARGGAAGRGRSRIKGAVWALSTLLTAMFASRVAPLVGAAVWLMAVATAAGGFWALFLN, encoded by the coding sequence ATGGACGGGCAGCAGCGTTCGGCGGCGCTAACGTTGATAGCCTCCGCCGTGCTGGCGTGCAACTCGGGGCTCGCCATCTACAACTCCTGGGGCGACGCGGCCTCCGTGGCGTTCGTgctcgtcgccgacgccacGCTCCTGCTGCTCTTTCTCTGCCTCCGCGAGCTCGAGCGCGCGGCCCGtggcggggcggcgggcaggGGCAGGAGCAGGATCAAGGGAGCCGTGTGGGCGCTGTCCACGCTGCTCACGGCGATGTTCGCGTCGAGGGTGGCGCCGCTCGTGGGCGCGGCTGTGTGGCTCATGGCcgtcgccacggccgccggggGGTTCTGGGCCTTGTTCCTGAATTGA
- the LOC101765273 gene encoding uncharacterized protein LOC101765273 has protein sequence MAENRNLAPTWATTAGLGFLTLNSGLAIYRAKGDPASIFFVLASYLTLLLLFGYLRAYERAPHVSPARERARRAVWPLTTLLTAAFSSPRTGAAGAGHPMERQVAALMMAAFGAMACDSALAVHDARGGDVVSAAAVLVAYAALLALTFRFLRAFAGRARGVGHGQDDEGRGVTAVDAVRLD, from the coding sequence atggcggagAATCGCAACCTCGCGCCGACCTGGGCCACCACGGCCGGCCTCGGCTTCCTCACGCTCAACTCCGGCCTTGCCATCTACCGCGCCAAAGGTGACCCCGCCTCGATCTTTTTTGTCTTAGCCTCGTACCTCACCCTGCTCCTGCTCTTCGGCTACCTCCGCGCCTACGAGCGCGCACCCCACGTTTCCCCGGCCAGGGAGCGGGCGAGGCGCGCCGTGTGGCCGCTCACCACGCTGCTCACGGCGGCGTTCTCATCTCCACGAACTGGAGCTGCTGGAGCTGGACATCCCATGGAGCGGCAAGTCGCGGCGCTAATGATGGCAGCCTTCGGCGCCATGGCCTGCGACTCGGCGCTCGCCGTCCACGacgcccgcggcggcgacgtggtcTCCGCGGCGGCCGTGCTCGTCGCGTACGCCGCGCTCCTGGCGCTGACCTTCCGCTTCCTCCGTGCGTTCGCAGGCCGTGCGCGCGGGGTCGGGCACGGACAGGACGATGAAGGCCGCGGTGTGACCGCTGTCGACGCTGTTCGTCTGGACTAG